The Nicotiana sylvestris chromosome 6, ASM39365v2, whole genome shotgun sequence genomic sequence GAATTTGTATAGAGAATTTATATAATCGATCTTCATATAGATGATATGTATAATCAATGGAATCTGGTATAAGATTGAGGTGTTTATATGTTTCGGCCAATTGTTCCTTTTATTCTGTTTAGGTTCCGTATTTGCATAAAATATTTGTTATTATTGGAACAGAATGAGTTTGAATATAGTGGAATTTGTATAGAGAATTTATATAATCGATCTTCATATAGATGAATATGTATAATCAATGGCAACTGGTTTGATATTGAGGTCTTTATATGCTTCGTTGATTTTTCTTCCGTCCAATTGATCCTTTTATTCTGTTTAGAAATACCGGTTCCAAATTTGcgttaattatttattattattggaATGGAATGAGTTAGAATATAGCTGAATTTGTATAGAGAATTTATATCGATCTTCATACAGATGATGAATAATCAATGGCATTGGCATGTTTTATGTTTCGTTGATTTTTTTATTGTTCCTTTTATTCTGTTTGGAAAAACTGGTTCCGAATTTGCACAAGTTATTTATTATTACTGGAATGGAATGAGTTAGATTATAGCGGACTTTGTATAGGGAATTTATTCAATCGATCTTCATATCAATGATATGTATAATCGACTGCAACTGGTTTGAGATTTAGTTGTTTATatgttttgtttatttattttgccCAATTGTTCCTTTTATTGTATTTACAAATTGATTCCAAATTTACACAgattatttttgttattattagaATGGGATGAGTTTGAATATAAGCGGAATCTGTGGAGAATTTATATAGTTGCAAATTCTATATCAGTATTAGAATGATAATCGATCTTAGTATACGATACTTTAATTGACCGTTAAAGTTGTTTATATGCTTTGTTGATTTTTTGTCCAATTGTTTCTGTTCTTGTTTTTAAAATTGGTTTAAACTTTGATTAGTGCTGATATTTGTGAATTATATTGTTATACAGGCTCTACCAAACCAACAAACTGTAGATTATCCAAGCTTCAAGCTTGTAATCGTGGGTGATGGAGGAACTGGTATGTTTCTATGTTTAGCTGAGATTTGCATTTGTTTCTAGTACTTTTTGTCTCGAAGAGAATGAAACTAACAATATATTGGTGTCGAATCGTTTTTGTTCAAACATATGAAAGCATTCAATATTACAAAAAACTGTGACTGACTTTTAAGAAATCATGTGTGAGTGTACAACTTATGGGATCATCTGATCCCTGTAACTTCGGCTCAAACCTTATATATATGTTAAGATTCACCAAATAAGTAACAAATTATTGGTTTTCTAACCAAGCAAATAAAATGGGCTATGGTAAAATTTTGAACTTGAATCCATAAAATTCAAATTCTGGATTCACCTCTGCTTTGGTTCGCGATTGTTGTACTTCTTGTCTTAAGAGAATGACATTAATATTATTTTGATGTCAAACAGTTCTATTGTTTGCTTTGATTCTTCCAAACAAATAAAAAACAATATTGACTATGAAAATTTTAAACTTTAGTGTATTGTTTAAATATAAAAATTGTTTCCTAGAGTATGATATCATCATGTCTAAGTTGCAATGAATAACACCTGGTGTTATTCAGTGAATATTTGTAAATTGAAGTGGATGTTTGTCAGAGGTTATTGGCTTTTGATTCCTTTTGTTTGAGCATCCTGTGGTGGTTCCTGTTGTAATTAGTATACTTTTTCCAGGGAAAACAACTTTTGTCAAGAGGCATCTTACTGGTGAATTCGAGAAGAAATATGAACGTAAGTGTTTGATTTTTTTTACTGTCATAAAGTGTGGTTTTGATAATCTGGATCATTTTGTGTTTCAAAATAGGCttattttttcttgttttgttgttttctcatgagttgaTTGTTTATTTGTCTTTTTCGAACAGCCACTATTGGTGTGGAGGTTCATCCATTAGACTTCTTCACAAATTGTGGGAAAATTCGCTTTTATTGCTGGGATACTGCTGGACAAGAGAAGTTTGGAGGTCTACGGGATGGTTACTAGTAAGTGACTATTGACTGAAAACCTTAGTTTTCCCAAGCCTTGGCTGCTTGAAGTATGTTATTTCTGATTAAAGCTTTTACTATCAAATCCTAAGGGTGAATGTGTAAAGTTCAAAGCTTCTAGATGGAAGAATATTGCTGTTAGGTTGTTGGTTGTTTTGATGATGAGTAGTTAGAAACACGTGATAATCTACAGCAAATGCTTCTATACTTCTACAACCCACTACTTCTATTTCAGGCTGGGCTCATTTACTTGCTCTCATCTCTTTTGATCTCACATTTAACATTTGAACATCTacttttttgttctatttttttttaatgtcTGAACACTTAGATTTACTGTCTAATGATTGTCATTAGTAATCTTTCTTTAACCTTTTGGCGACTGTGTTTTGGCTGCTCAAATATCTTTGCATTAATTGTGCAGCATTCATGGGCAATGCGCAATTATCATGTTTGATGTTACAGCCCGTCTGACCTACAAGAATGTTCCTACGTGGCATCGAGATCTCTGCAGGTATTATGTAGCTGTCAGCATTACGCTCCATGTAACTTGTAATTGAGAATATAGGATTGAATCTGAACTGGCCTTCCTTTCTTTTTAGGGTTTGTGAAAACATCCCTATTGTTCTTTGTGGAAACAAAGTTGATGTCAAGAACAGGCAGGTTAAGGCAAAGCAAGTTACCTTCCACAGGAAGAAAAATTTGCAATACTATGAGATCTCAGCAAAGAGTAACTACAACTTCGAGAAGCCTTTTCTGTACCTTGCCAGAAAGCTTGCTGGGTAATGCTAAATATAATATTATCTCCTGTTTGTTTGAGGCATACATTCTGGTATTGTATAGAGATCTCATTTTCTTCTTGTCCTACTTATAGGGATGCTAATCTTCACTTTGTGGAATCACCTGCACTTGCTCCCCCAGAAGTACAAATTGACTTGGCTGCACAGCAACTGTAAGATCTCTGTTTCcctttgtttcattattttttgTTTCTGCTGATAATTAAGGGTTCTATACAACTGAGAAAATTGTCAGTGAGTCTGACAATGTCCGATAAGAATGCATCTTAATATTTATTGTCTAGTCTACAAATATTTATTGCATCTTAATATGTATATCAGAGTTAGAAGACGATCTACACATATTCATGCATCttagtttgtatatcatagtTGTACATATGATTTTGTTCCTAACCCTCCCTTTCCATATTTTAGTAAGAATAAGGATTATTAGGTTCCTCTGTTAGGTTAGACCATGCAAGTTGAACCTGTCGATTGCTTGTCTGAGCTTGGAAAGGCTGTCTAGTGCTCgaaattttgtttgttgtttatatGAGTTTTAACCATACTCCTCTTCATATTCAGGCATGAACAAGAGCTTTTGCAAGCCGCTGCTCAGCCACTTCCCGATGACGATGATGAAGCTTTTGAATAGAAGGAATAGCTCAGAGCGGATCAGTTTCACTGTTGCTTCTTCCTATATTCCTACTTATATTTTGTATTTCCTATATTAGGCTGTTAGTATTTGACTTTTGAGAATTCATTTGCTGCTTCCTAGTATTTATAGATGGGTTACTAGTAGTTATGTTTGTCTGAGACCATGAGCTGTGGTTTATTTGGCTAGATAGTGTTATATTCTGATCCTGATGTAAGCATGCACATTCGCGAGCTCGGTTTGAGCTTATTATAATGTTACTTGCCTACGTAGTTTTCCCTCTGAAGATATTTGGCGCTGTGCTATATTCCAGGCTTCCTAGATTGCCTGTGTCTTTCTTTATAGTTGATGATTACTAGTTGTATTCAACATGCGGCTGGTGCATATACACTTAATTAGTTGTCAAATGCTGTGGAAATGTTGGCAATCAATAGTAGCATAAGTTGTACTAATATTTTGTACACTAAAAGAACTTCCATAGTCGATGCTGCCACTTGGAACTCTTTGTAGTTTATATCCAAAATTTGCAGAGTTATAGCTTCCTTTATTATTCTAACTTACAATAGATAAAACTACTGTCTTAGGGGATTTAGTCCAGCTGTTTGGCAGTTGCTCTTTGTGGTTTATATCCAAAGTTTGCAGAGTTATAGCTACCTATGTTCTAACTTCTAACAAATAAAACTATACAGTATTATGGGATTGGGTCTAGCTGTTAGGCAGTTGCTCTGCTGTAAGATTTCTCATGGATTTGGAAGAAGATTCTGAAATCCAGTTGCAACCTTCATTTGGTATCAAATACGTAGACAGAGTTATTTGGTACATGTGTTAGTGGGAGATAAAAAATATCTCATGGAATTAGTCGACACCGCTGTTatcaaaagaaaacagaaaagaGGAAATACCTTCTTTTGCTATGATTTTTGACACCCTAGAGGCCCATTGTATCTTTACCTTCACCCCTAATTTC encodes the following:
- the RAN gene encoding RAN, member RAS oncogene family encodes the protein MALPNQQTVDYPSFKLVIVGDGGTGKTTFVKRHLTGEFEKKYEPTIGVEVHPLDFFTNCGKIRFYCWDTAGQEKFGGLRDGYYIHGQCAIIMFDVTARLTYKNVPTWHRDLCRVCENIPIVLCGNKVDVKNRQVKAKQVTFHRKKNLQYYEISAKSNYNFEKPFLYLARKLAGDANLHFVESPALAPPEVQIDLAAQQLHEQELLQAAAQPLPDDDDEAFE